One Gammaproteobacteria bacterium genomic window, GTACTCAAAGGCAATATAAAACTCGACGACAATGTAGTGATCGGTCCGAATTGTGTGATTATCGAATCGCAAGTCGAACAAGACGCGATCATTAAAGCCAATTCCATTCTGGAGTATGCCCACGTGGGTCCGCGCGCTACTGTTGGTCCATTTGCACGCTTGCGACCGGAGGCGTTTTTGGGTAGTGATGTGCGGGTGGGGAATTTTGTAGAAGTTAAAAAAAGTGTTCTGGCCAAAGGCGCTAAAGTTAATCACCTCACCTACATCGGCGATGCCCAGATCGGGGCCAATGTAAACGTGGGCGCAGGCACCGTTACCTGCAATTATGACGGAGTCAACAAACATAAAACCGTGATTAAAGAGGATTCATTTATTGGTTCTGGCACCATGCTGGTAGCCCCGGTAGAAATCGGCAAGGCTTCAACCATTGCCGCCGGTTCAGTGATCACCAAAGATACCCCGGCCGAAGAACTGACCATTGCCCGGGTCAAACAAAAAACCGTACCAGGCTGGAAGCGCCCGGAAAAAAAAGACAAGATCTGAATGTTATTGTGAAAAGCCGATTTTAGTGACTGAGCGATCTCATTCGAATGATCACAACACAAAATCGCCATAGCATAGATTGGTAAAACTCGATAAGCATCTAGAATTTTGAATTCAGAATAAACCAGTAAGCATTAGGAAAAATATATGTGTGGAATTGTTGGAGCAATTGCTGAACGCAATGTAGTACCGATATTAATGGAAGGACTGAGACGCCTGGAATATCGTGGCTACGACTCTGCCGGGGTTGCGGTACTGAATCTGGATAATAAACTTGAACGTCAGCGTGCCAAAGGCAAGGTACAGGCTTTGCAGGATATATTGGATACCGAACCATTGTTAGGACACATTGGCATTGCCCACACTCGCTGGGCCACCCATGGAGTTCCGAGTGTGCGAAACGCGCATCCCCATTTTTCCGAAACAAATGTGGGTCTGGTGCATAACGGTATCATCGAAAATTATGAACACATCAAACATGATTTGCAACAGCAAGGCGTGAAATTTCATTCCGAGACCGATACCGAAGTGGTTGCACATCGTGTGCATGAATACCTGTTAAAAGAAAAAGATTTGTTTCGCGCGGTACGCGCTACGGTGAACGAACTCATCGGGGCATACGCACTGGTGGTAACCAGCCCGGAAGACCCTGAACAATTGGTGGTTGCGCGCGCCGGATGCCCGGTGGTGATCGGTTTGGGCATTGGTGAGAATTTTGTCGCTTCCGATGTTGCCGCATTATTACCAGTTACGCGTAGTTTTAAATTTCTCGAAGAAGGTGATATTGCAGTCATCACACGTACTCAGGTCAAGATTTTTGATAAAAATGGCAACACCGCCGAACGCCCAACCCGTGAAAGCGAACTGACCGCCGATTCCATGGACAAGGGCGCGTATCGACACTTCATGCTTAAGGAGATCCATGAACAACCCTTCTCGGTCACCAACACTTTGGAAGAACGAATTCATAACGGCAGGGTGTTTGCAAATATTTTTGGGCATGAGGCGGAAGGTATTTTTAAACAGACCCAACAGGTCAAGATCGTGGCCTGTGGGACCAGTTTTCATGCCGGATTGGTGGCGCAATATCTGATCGAATCCATTGCCAAGATTCCCTGTTCGGTCGAGATCGCCAGCGAGTTTCGTTATCGCAAGCCAGTCGTAACACCCAATACCTTATTCGTCACCATTTCCCAGTCGGGCGAAACCCTGGACACCATGGAAGCCCTGAAAATGGCCAAACAAATGGGTTACCTGGCGTCTTTGGGAATTTGTAATGTTCCGGAAAGCGCTTTGGTGCGCGAGTCTGACCTGGTCTTGATGACACGTGCCGGTCCCGAGATTGGGGTGGCATCTACCAAGGCGTTTACTACGCAGTTAGCGGGTTTGAGTTTGCTCACGCTGTGCCTGGCCAAAGTGCAGGGCATGAGCGAAGAACAGGAAGCCAAACATGTGCACTCGCTAATGGCTTTGCCGCGCCTGATCGAACACGCCATGGAACTGGATGGCCCTATCAAGGCATTATCCGAGCGCTTTGCGGATAAACATCACGCTTTATTCCTTGGTCGTGGTGCAATGTATCCAGTGGCCATGGAAGGGGCGTTAAAACTTAAAGAAATTTCCTACATCCATGCCGAAGCGTATCCGGCCGGAGAATTGAAACACGGCCCGCTGGCGTTGGTCGATGACGACATGCCGGTCATCACGGTTGCGTCAAATAACAAATTACTCGAAAAAGTAAAAGCCAATTTGCAAGAAGTGCGCGCCCGTGGCGGTGAGTTGTATGTGTTCACTGATAAAAAAGCCGAGATCCAGTCGGAAGATGGCGTGCATGTGATTCATTTACCCGATGACGTGGATGATCTGCAGGCCCCGATCGTTTACACCATACCCTTACAATTGCTTTCCTACCACGTTGCGGTACTTAAAGGCACCGATGTGGATCAACCGAGAAATCTGGCCAAGTCGGTAACGGTTGAGTGATTCTAAATTCTAGACATGATCCTGTTACGATTAAAATCAAGGTTTATATAGTTTCGGAAGCCACTTACACTATCGCATAACTGTCACCGACACGTATTGTAATCCAGTAAAATTATTGCATGAATTCAAACCATTCCGACATAATCATCATAGGCGCAGGCGTTTCCGGAATCGGGGCCGCCTGCCATCTGGCGATAAACAATCCCGATAAATCAGTAAAAATTCTTGAAGCTCGGGAAGAGTTGGGCGGTACCTGGAGTCTGTTTAAATACCCGGGAATTCGCTCCGATTCCGACATGTACACTTTCGGCTATGCCTTTAAAACCTGGGACGATACGCGTTCATTTGCTGATGCCGAATCCATTAAGCGTTACATCACCGAAGCGGCTGAAGAGAACGATGTGCTTGACAAGATCCAATACAGTCAAAAACTTAAGTCAGCAAATTTTGATACCGCTAGCGCATTATGGAATTTATCCGTCCTGAATCCTATAACGGATGAAAAAACTGAATACACAGCCAAATACGTATTCGTTTGTACCGGTTATTACGATTATGACCAAGGCTACACCCCGGAATTTAAAGGCCGCGAAAATTTCAAAGGACAAATCATTCATCCACAATTTTGGCCTGAGGATCTGGATTATGCTGACAAAGAAGTTGTGGTGATTGGCAGTGGGGCAACGGCGGTAACCCTAATTCCCTCCATGGCGGATGAAACCAAACACATCACCATGTTGCAACGCTCACCAACCTACATGGCGGCGGTACCGCTGGAAGACGGAATTGCCAAATTTCTGAAAAAGATCCTACCCAAAAAGTTGGCGCACAAACTCATTCGGGTGAAAAACATCGGTTACACCATGGCGTTTTTCAATGCCTGCAGAAAATGGCCTAATTTTTTCAAGTCACTCATCATAAAGGGGGCTAAAAAAGAACTGGACGGAGCCATTCCGGTTGATCCGCACTTTGTTCCCAATTACAAGCCCTGGGATCAGCGTTTTTGTATGGCGCCCGACGGTGATTTTTTCAAAGTCGTGCGTGAAGGCAAGGCTACTGTGGTCACTGATCAAATTGAAACTTTCACAGAAAATGGTATACGCCTGCAATCAGGGAAAGAACTGAAGGCCGATATGATCATCACGGCGACCGGTTTAAACATGCTGGTGGGCGGAGGTGCCGAGATCAAGATCGACGGGCAAGATTACGACATCGCCACTAAGTTGATGTACAAGGGTTTGATGCTCAGTGATTTGCCAAATGCGGTTATGTTCACTGGGTACACCAACGCCAGTTGGACATTAAAGGTGAATCTGGTCAGCGATTTTATGAGCCGCGTGATCAAATTCATGGACAAACAGGGCTATGACTATTTTATGCCGACGATCAAAGATCCAGAGCTGGGTATAGAGCCATTATTGAATCTGGACTCCGGGTACATCAAGCGCTCCGAGCATACCTTTCCGAAACAGGGAGATAAATTACCCTGGAAGTTATACCAGAACTTTTTTCGCGACTACGTCACACTGAATCATAAAAAAATAAATGACGAAGGATTGGAGTTTTTAAAAAAAGCGGCCTGATTTATTTTTTAATGAATTTACTATACGATTCGGTATCAATCGCATCTTGCATGAATTTCCATAAAAGTGAATTCACTAATTTTTGCGGCAAGAGATTCGAGATTGCCCAAACCTTGCTTGCCTGATTGCCATAAACAATTTTCACCTTGCCTTTCTTAATATTCTTAATCACATGTTTTGCAATATCGTGTGGCGGCGTGGTTAAAAACAATTTTTCAAATTCTTCACTATCGGTTTTTTTGGCGATATTGGTCGCAATACCACCAGGATGAACACAATGGATGGTGATCGGGCTTTGCATGAATTCTACACTCAAGGCTTCGGTAAAACCGCGTACGGCAAATTTTGTTGCCGAGTAGTCGGCGGTATTGGGCGGGGCGACCAGTCCGAAAATACTGGAAATATTCACTACCGCACCTTCATTGTTCTCGACCAATTGAGGCAGAAATGCCTTGGTGCCATACACCACGCCGAAATAATTTACCCTGGTGACTTTTTCAATCTGCTCGATCGGCATTTCGTAGATAGGGACACTGGACTCGGCAATACCGGCGTTGTTGATAATGACGTGTGCATTGCCCAGGCGATCTTTGACATTTTCGGCAAA contains:
- the glmS gene encoding glutamine--fructose-6-phosphate transaminase (isomerizing), with the protein product MCGIVGAIAERNVVPILMEGLRRLEYRGYDSAGVAVLNLDNKLERQRAKGKVQALQDILDTEPLLGHIGIAHTRWATHGVPSVRNAHPHFSETNVGLVHNGIIENYEHIKHDLQQQGVKFHSETDTEVVAHRVHEYLLKEKDLFRAVRATVNELIGAYALVVTSPEDPEQLVVARAGCPVVIGLGIGENFVASDVAALLPVTRSFKFLEEGDIAVITRTQVKIFDKNGNTAERPTRESELTADSMDKGAYRHFMLKEIHEQPFSVTNTLEERIHNGRVFANIFGHEAEGIFKQTQQVKIVACGTSFHAGLVAQYLIESIAKIPCSVEIASEFRYRKPVVTPNTLFVTISQSGETLDTMEALKMAKQMGYLASLGICNVPESALVRESDLVLMTRAGPEIGVASTKAFTTQLAGLSLLTLCLAKVQGMSEEQEAKHVHSLMALPRLIEHAMELDGPIKALSERFADKHHALFLGRGAMYPVAMEGALKLKEISYIHAEAYPAGELKHGPLALVDDDMPVITVASNNKLLEKVKANLQEVRARGGELYVFTDKKAEIQSEDGVHVIHLPDDVDDLQAPIVYTIPLQLLSYHVAVLKGTDVDQPRNLAKSVTVE
- a CDS encoding SDR family oxidoreductase; the protein is MKNFNNKTVVITGAASGMGAAYADEFAKLGAKLALCDVNQTDLKIVADRASDVLGNANVYSEIVDVSDRETVFRFAENVKDRLGNAHVIINNAGIAESSVPIYEMPIEQIEKVTRVNYFGVVYGTKAFLPQLVENNEGAVVNISSIFGLVAPPNTADYSATKFAVRGFTEALSVEFMQSPITIHCVHPGGIATNIAKKTDSEEFEKLFLTTPPHDIAKHVIKNIKKGKVKIVYGNQASKVWAISNLLPQKLVNSLLWKFMQDAIDTESYSKFIKK
- a CDS encoding NAD(P)/FAD-dependent oxidoreductase, whose protein sequence is MNSNHSDIIIIGAGVSGIGAACHLAINNPDKSVKILEAREELGGTWSLFKYPGIRSDSDMYTFGYAFKTWDDTRSFADAESIKRYITEAAEENDVLDKIQYSQKLKSANFDTASALWNLSVLNPITDEKTEYTAKYVFVCTGYYDYDQGYTPEFKGRENFKGQIIHPQFWPEDLDYADKEVVVIGSGATAVTLIPSMADETKHITMLQRSPTYMAAVPLEDGIAKFLKKILPKKLAHKLIRVKNIGYTMAFFNACRKWPNFFKSLIIKGAKKELDGAIPVDPHFVPNYKPWDQRFCMAPDGDFFKVVREGKATVVTDQIETFTENGIRLQSGKELKADMIITATGLNMLVGGGAEIKIDGQDYDIATKLMYKGLMLSDLPNAVMFTGYTNASWTLKVNLVSDFMSRVIKFMDKQGYDYFMPTIKDPELGIEPLLNLDSGYIKRSEHTFPKQGDKLPWKLYQNFFRDYVTLNHKKINDEGLEFLKKAA